A window of Ipomoea triloba cultivar NCNSP0323 chromosome 2, ASM357664v1 contains these coding sequences:
- the LOC116010265 gene encoding exocyst complex component EXO70E2-like: MEDKEAVTTTLDGEQHMIAAAHHLLKALSASKNVNSDMRRLLADLDIHLSKMTKLNDDEAESLREVEERLKSAQRKIVSLQSNHYRIWDSGPQHGLEYLEAVDEVRTLTESLVSSRRGKQKGLVLNQAHSILQMAMERLQEEVANILAQNKHCFEHEYLSFRSCEENVVDEESIVSSENESAEEASRRESSGTEPEEYRVDLIHPDVIPHIKCIANVMFASHYYQEFCQIFVTFWENALSEYFSILHMEYLSIEDVLNMEWNCLNRRIKKWLWAMKNIIGFYLPIVKRLFDEILGELGSVSSTSFYEASKASMLCLLNFGQAVAVGPLLPERLFCLLDMYEVIANLRRDMDAMFGEGEEGSFIRAEFHELEKRLGDSAKVIFLEFGNKIASETSTTPLIKGGVQPLTKYVMNYLMLLAEYCHTLNFLIEENTIDHLNQVIDEEDLQKVSSVLTCPVAHHLQSITSILEANLLARSNLYRNPSLKHIYMMNNLHYMVQKIKNSKIRACFGDSWIRQKMGQFRQHAMTYERITWSPILSLIRNDGSTDKTLLRERCRSFNAAFEEVYKSQTGWLIPDLQLRDDVRISTSKNVVPAFRVFFGSVKDSVGDRYIKYTPDDLENCILDLFEGLPKSLSHHWRR, encoded by the coding sequence ATGGAAGATAAGGAAGCAGTAACCACAACCCTTGACGGGGAACAGCACATGATTGCTGCCGCTCATCACCTTCTGAAAGCTTTAAGTGCCAGTAAGAATGTGAACAGTGACATGAGAAGGCTTCTTGCTGATCTTGACATTCATTTGTCCAAAATGACCAAACTTAATGATGATGAAGCAGAGAGCCTCAGGGAGGTTGAGGAAAGGCTCAAATCTGCTCAGAGAAAGATTGTGAGTTTGCAGTCAAATCACTATAGAATATGGGATTCTGGTCCTCAACATGGTTTAGAATATTTGGAAGCTGTAGATGAAGTTCGAACATTGACAGAAAGTTTGGTATCAAGCAGAAGAGGGAAACAGAAAGGGCTAGTACTTAACCAAGCTCACAGCATATTGCAGATGGCTATGGAAAGGTTACAGGAAGAAGTGGCCAACATTCTTGCTCAGAATAAGCACTGTTTTGAGCATGAATATTTGTCATTCCGTTCGTGTGAAGAGAATGTTGTGGATGAGGAATCAATAGTTTCAAGTGAGAATGAATCAGCAGAGGAGGCATCAAGGAGAGAGAGCAGTGGCACTGAACCTGAGGAATATCGGGTAGATCTAATCCACCCTGATGTGATTCCTCATATTAAATGCATTGCAAATGTGATGTTTGCTTCACATTACTATCAGGAGTTTTGCCAGATTTTTGTAACCTTCTGGGAAAATGCATTGAGTGAATACTTTAGCATTCTTCATATGGAATATCTTAGCATTGAGGATGTGCTGAATATGGAGTGGAACTGCTTAAACCGCAGAATCAAGAAATGGCTATGGGCAATGAAGAACATCATTGGGTTCTATCTCCCCATTGTGAAGAGACTCTTTGATGAAATTCTTGGAGAATTAGGATCTGTAAGTTCAACATCCTTTTACGAAGCATCTAAAGCTTCCATGTTATGCCTTTTGAATTTTGGTCAAGCTGTGGCTGTTGGCCCCCTTCTACCAGAGCGGCTGTTTTGCTTACTCGATATGTATGAAGTCATAGCAAATCTTCGTCGTGATATGGATGCTATGTTTGGAGAAGGGGAAGAAGGCTCTTTCATTCGGGCAGAGTTCCATGAACTTGAGAAGAGACTAGGAGACTCTGCTAAGGTAATCTTTCTGGAGTTTGGCAACAAAATTGCTTCAGAAACTTCAACAACTCCTCTTATCAAGGGTGGTGTCCAACCGCTCACCAAGTACGTTATGAATTATTTGATGCTTCTTGCAGAGTATTGTCATACCCTCAACTTTCTTATTGAGGAAAACACTATTGACCATCTAAACCAAGTTATTGATGAAGAGGATTTGCAGAAAGTTTCATCTGTGCTCACCTGCCCAGTGGCTCATCACTTACAGTCCATTACATCAATTCTGGAAGCCAATCTGCTTGCCAGGTCTAATTTGTACAGAAACCCCTCCTTAAAGCATATCTACATGATGAATAATCTCCATTACATGGTTCAGAAGATAAAGAACTCCAAAATCAGGGCATGTTTTGGTGACAGCTGGATCCGACAGAAAATGGGGCAATTCCGGCAGCATGCAATGACCTATGAGAGAATCACGTGGAGTCCTATTCTTTCTTTGATTAGGAATGATGGAAGTACAGATAAAACACTTCTGAGGGAGAGGTGTAGGAGTTTTAATGCTGCATTCGAGGAAGTGTATAAGAGCCAGACAGGCTGGCTTATCCCTGATCTTCAGCTTCGTGATGATGTAAGAATTTCGACTTCAAAGAACGTTGTCCCAGCTTTCCGGGTGTTTTTTGGTTCTGTGAAAGATTCTGTTGGGGACAGGTACATCAAGTACACCCCAGATGACTTGGAGAATTGCATCCTGGATCTTTTTGAAGGTCTGCCAAAGTCTTTAAGCCACCATTGGAGAAGGTGA